A DNA window from Turicibacter sp. TJ11 contains the following coding sequences:
- a CDS encoding sodium:solute symporter translates to MITNNYPVLFIFGLVVYIGIMIAIAYFSSKKGSTEGEGYLMGGRNIGLLLLIATSAATAIGTGTSVGATANGFRSGWLGAVYPLANAMGLITVAFCFSHVRKFKFRTLCEELQFYYDGSHTMRKFMSVIIFVVSIIWVGSAINGGANYLSYLIGMPLLPAKVMTVFAFAIYVFIGGYMAVVYTDAIQAILLFTGFLFIAFMAIPAAGGFENIVATYQAADKAGALTLFGIGELGFNSVLSIALASFYGAMAGPTAHMRIYTAKNQKTAKRGILVAAIVVGCFSILPAIVGMSGFTLATMNGADHVLANPDFAFSYMATTVFNPIIGLLFLIAGLSAIMSSADSDAIAGVTTFLTDIYVLIFNRHVKDEDIPKYSRILLVIILVSAFVMTIFATDVMSYISNVIGSLMPGIGVALLLGRFWKRATWQGGIATISIGIIFGICYLLITPFNTWVVNVFGGPALPVTLLTFVTGVVVSYLTPNPVHSEQERVQLVMLSREAEEQKMNLKPLKA, encoded by the coding sequence ATGATCACAAATAATTATCCAGTATTATTTATTTTTGGATTAGTTGTATATATTGGAATAATGATTGCAATCGCTTATTTTAGTAGCAAAAAAGGAAGTACTGAAGGTGAAGGTTATTTAATGGGCGGGCGCAACATTGGATTATTATTGTTAATTGCGACGTCAGCAGCTACTGCTATTGGAACAGGAACGTCCGTTGGAGCAACAGCTAATGGATTTAGAAGTGGTTGGCTTGGAGCTGTTTATCCATTGGCAAATGCTATGGGATTAATTACAGTAGCTTTTTGTTTTTCACATGTGCGAAAGTTCAAATTTAGAACATTGTGTGAAGAATTACAGTTTTATTATGATGGTAGTCATACGATGCGAAAGTTTATGTCTGTTATCATATTTGTAGTTTCAATTATTTGGGTTGGAAGTGCCATTAATGGAGGAGCAAATTATTTATCATATTTGATTGGAATGCCTTTATTACCAGCTAAAGTGATGACTGTTTTTGCCTTTGCTATTTACGTATTTATTGGGGGATATATGGCAGTTGTTTATACGGATGCTATTCAAGCTATTCTTTTATTTACAGGATTTTTATTTATTGCGTTTATGGCGATACCAGCTGCAGGAGGCTTTGAAAATATTGTGGCAACTTATCAAGCGGCTGATAAAGCAGGAGCATTAACGTTATTTGGAATTGGTGAGTTAGGATTTAATTCAGTCTTATCGATTGCTTTAGCTTCATTTTACGGTGCGATGGCAGGACCAACTGCACACATGCGCATTTATACGGCTAAAAATCAAAAAACTGCAAAACGTGGTATTTTAGTTGCAGCAATCGTTGTTGGCTGCTTCTCTATTCTACCAGCTATTGTGGGAATGTCTGGTTTTACGTTAGCAACTATGAACGGGGCTGATCATGTGTTAGCAAATCCAGACTTTGCATTCTCATATATGGCAACAACTGTATTCAACCCAATCATTGGATTATTATTTTTAATTGCAGGGTTATCAGCTATTATGTCATCAGCTGATTCGGATGCTATTGCAGGTGTCACAACCTTTTTGACAGATATTTATGTGTTAATTTTTAATCGTCATGTCAAAGACGAAGATATTCCAAAATATTCTCGTATTTTATTAGTGATTATTCTTGTTTCTGCATTTGTAATGACAATCTTTGCTACGGATGTTATGAGTTATATTAGTAATGTTATTGGATCATTAATGCCAGGTATTGGAGTGGCCTTACTGTTAGGACGTTTTTGGAAACGTGCTACTTGGCAAGGAGGAATTGCAACTATTTCGATTGGAATTATTTTCGGAATTTGTTATTTACTAATTACTCCATTCAATACGTGGGTGGTGAACGTTTTTGGAGGACCAGCTTTACCAGTGACATTATTAACTTTTGTGACAGGAGTTGTCGTGAGTTATTTAACACCAAACCCAGTTCATTCAGAGCAAGAGCGTGTTCAATTAGTCATGTTATCACGTGAAGCTGAAGAACAAAAAATGAATCTAAAACCATTAAAAGCCTAG
- a CDS encoding CehA/McbA family metallohydrolase, which produces MMKWHAVELHTHTYHSDGDFTLDELVETVQSLDFSAVCLTDHNTFSGYDEFEKALQKYQFIGVKGIEWTTYFGHLLVLGEEGKCDWRQSKKNNLDASLRAIHESGGISGIAHPYALSTPINTGYDFQFNIEDYSLVDFIEVWSRDFPEGKVRTIRAFKLWEEKLNQGYKITGTSGRDYHRADGIPVSYGNTYIGIDIQQILDSTQIVKAIKKGRIVVTLGPLLTAQIEKNDQVYEVGDVINPGRSLIKIQIDSKKNIGKWQIFDIKPKEIKFIHNGKIIYETNYEEEHEILLNLEKGWLRVDLIGEYLGVENSRLAFTNPFYIE; this is translated from the coding sequence ATGATGAAGTGGCATGCGGTTGAGTTACATACACATACTTATCATAGTGATGGGGATTTTACGTTAGATGAGTTAGTTGAAACGGTACAATCGTTAGATTTTAGTGCCGTCTGTTTAACGGATCATAATACCTTTTCAGGCTATGATGAGTTTGAAAAAGCCTTACAGAAATATCAGTTTATTGGAGTTAAAGGGATTGAGTGGACGACTTATTTTGGACATCTTTTAGTACTAGGAGAAGAAGGGAAATGTGATTGGCGTCAATCAAAGAAGAATAATCTAGATGCTTCTTTAAGAGCGATTCATGAAAGCGGAGGGATATCGGGTATTGCTCATCCTTATGCACTTTCAACTCCAATCAATACGGGATATGATTTTCAATTTAATATTGAAGATTATTCTCTGGTTGATTTTATTGAAGTTTGGTCACGTGATTTTCCTGAAGGGAAAGTTCGAACAATTAGAGCATTTAAACTGTGGGAAGAAAAGTTAAACCAAGGTTATAAAATTACAGGAACAAGTGGGCGCGATTATCATCGAGCGGACGGAATACCAGTTAGTTATGGAAATACCTATATTGGAATAGATATTCAACAAATACTAGATTCAACACAGATTGTGAAGGCTATCAAAAAGGGAAGAATAGTCGTAACATTGGGACCATTATTAACGGCTCAAATCGAGAAAAATGATCAAGTTTATGAAGTGGGGGATGTCATTAATCCAGGAAGATCATTGATTAAAATTCAAATAGATAGTAAAAAAAATATCGGTAAGTGGCAAATCTTTGATATAAAGCCAAAAGAAATTAAATTCATTCATAACGGCAAAATTATTTATGAAACTAATTATGAAGAAGAGCACGAGATTCTACTAAATCTTGAAAAGGGATGGTTAAGAGTAGATTTGATAGGAGAATATTTAGGAGTAGAAAATTCTCGATTAGCTTTTACTAATCCCTTTTACATTGAATAA
- the pepF gene encoding oligoendopeptidase F, with amino-acid sequence MSQTMGLKSRNEIEEESKWKIDKVYASVEAWEHDFQYLKEHAPQLKEFQGRLGNITDLKAYLKVQEELSRLLEKLYVFAHMKSHEDTSNSEFQTLVNKIDPFMAEFSSYSAFFTPEILSLEDGTIEKMIESDDELKVYDTFFKVLLKEKPHILSKEMEELLASASDCLGAPESIYSMLTNADLSFGKIKDENNHEVELTEGNYSSFIKSKDRRVREEAFKLLFGTYKQFENTLATSLTSSLKTFIFYAKTRKYASSLEASLKPNDIPVEVYKNAIETINHQLKSLHRYVELKKKLLGLDEMHMYDLYVPVIDVPKMHIEYNDAVKMVKEGLKPLGKEYLEIFDEGIHEGWVDVYENKGKRSGAYSWGSYDTMPYVLLNYNYELNDVSTLAHEMGHSIHSYYTRKEQPYVYGNYTLFCAEVASTTNEILLISDLINKEQDKNKKLYLINQELEQIRTTVYRQLMFAEFELITHETLENGGSLTSDDLNQIWFDLNKKYFGPEMIVDEEIQIEWARIPHFYSDFYVYQYATGYAAASAFAKSILENGETAVEKYKGFLKAGGSLYPIDTLQQAGVDMTTPKPLEATIERFNELLDMLEELI; translated from the coding sequence ATGAGTCAGACAATGGGTTTAAAATCACGTAATGAAATTGAAGAGGAGTCTAAGTGGAAGATTGATAAAGTTTATGCAAGTGTAGAGGCTTGGGAGCATGATTTTCAATACTTAAAGGAACATGCGCCTCAACTAAAAGAGTTCCAAGGACGTCTTGGAAATATCACTGATTTAAAAGCATACTTAAAGGTACAAGAGGAATTATCGCGATTATTAGAGAAATTATATGTTTTCGCTCATATGAAGAGTCATGAAGATACATCAAACTCTGAATTCCAAACGTTAGTGAATAAAATTGATCCATTCATGGCTGAGTTTTCAAGTTATAGTGCCTTTTTCACACCTGAAATTTTATCACTTGAAGATGGAACGATTGAAAAGATGATTGAAAGTGATGACGAATTAAAGGTATACGATACATTCTTTAAAGTCTTATTAAAAGAAAAGCCACATATTCTTTCTAAAGAGATGGAGGAATTATTAGCATCTGCCTCTGATTGCTTAGGTGCTCCAGAAAGTATCTATTCCATGTTAACAAACGCTGATTTAAGTTTTGGAAAAATTAAAGATGAAAATAATCATGAAGTAGAATTAACAGAAGGAAATTATAGTTCTTTTATTAAAAGTAAAGATCGCCGTGTGCGAGAAGAAGCTTTTAAATTATTATTTGGAACGTATAAACAATTTGAAAATACTTTAGCAACTAGCTTAACAAGTTCTTTAAAAACATTCATCTTCTATGCCAAAACGAGAAAATATGCTTCATCTTTAGAAGCGTCATTAAAACCTAATGATATTCCAGTAGAAGTCTATAAAAATGCGATTGAAACAATTAATCATCAATTAAAATCACTTCATCGCTATGTAGAGTTAAAGAAAAAATTATTAGGCTTAGATGAGATGCATATGTATGATTTATATGTTCCAGTGATTGATGTTCCTAAAATGCATATTGAATATAATGACGCCGTTAAAATGGTTAAAGAAGGATTAAAGCCACTCGGTAAAGAATATTTAGAAATCTTTGATGAAGGAATTCATGAAGGATGGGTAGATGTTTATGAAAACAAAGGGAAAAGAAGCGGGGCATACTCATGGGGAAGTTATGATACAATGCCTTATGTCTTATTAAATTATAATTATGAGTTAAATGACGTTTCAACACTTGCTCATGAAATGGGACATTCCATTCATTCATATTACACAAGAAAAGAACAGCCATATGTGTATGGAAACTATACGTTATTCTGTGCTGAAGTAGCATCAACAACAAATGAGATTTTACTGATCAGCGATTTAATTAATAAAGAGCAAGATAAAAACAAAAAATTATATTTAATCAACCAAGAACTTGAACAAATTAGAACAACGGTTTATCGCCAATTAATGTTTGCTGAATTTGAGTTAATCACACATGAAACGTTAGAGAATGGTGGTTCACTCACTTCTGATGATTTAAATCAAATTTGGTTTGACTTAAATAAAAAATATTTTGGACCTGAGATGATTGTAGATGAAGAAATTCAAATTGAATGGGCAAGAATTCCACACTTCTATAGTGACTTCTATGTTTACCAATACGCTACCGGCTATGCCGCAGCATCAGCTTTTGCTAAATCGATTTTAGAAAATGGTGAAACGGCTGTTGAAAAGTATAAAGGATTCTTAAAAGCAGGAGGATCTTTATATCCAATTGATACATTGCAACAGGCTGGAGTAGATATGACAACACCAAAACCACTAGAAGCGACTATTGAGAGATTTAATGAATTACTTGATATGTTAGAAGAGTTAATTTAA
- a CDS encoding cation transporting ATPase C-terminal domain-containing protein, translated as MLQLNLIAEMGTVIFSIFAFSALFNAFKCREFGTDSIIPNFMKNKLAIKVILLTGAMQILFTQIFNAFFNSVLLSFIMWIKVLALASMIIVVNDLVKFILRTMKK; from the coding sequence TTGTTGCAACTAAATTTAATAGCTGAAATGGGAACGGTTATATTTTCAATTTTTGCTTTTAGTGCTTTATTTAATGCCTTTAAGTGTCGTGAGTTTGGAACAGATAGTATCATTCCAAACTTTATGAAAAATAAATTAGCGATTAAAGTGATCTTATTGACAGGAGCTATGCAAATTTTATTTACACAAATCTTTAATGCATTCTTCAACTCAGTGCTATTAAGTTTTATCATGTGGATAAAAGTTTTAGCTTTAGCTTCAATGATCATTGTAGTTAATGATTTAGTTAAATTTATTCTAAGAACAATGAAAAAGTGA
- a CDS encoding VanZ family protein, with amino-acid sequence MDIMTIIYRLIPWILLACIVLATLVIAYLLYQKFIKKTKPGFSAKSTTLLLLISWLVIVLGLTSFSRGANYSNMINLNLFSGYKNAWNQWSLKEFQLITFNMLMFTPLGFLLPLYSDKFKRFLPTFIVSFSVTLLIEVFQWVTHLGIFELDDLFHNTLGSLVGYFFMMAILDCRKQKRFVLSSIFKALMIPLAFVGLIGSAFIVYETKEFGNLSIIPDKKQNMDHISVNLETDLSENQSTAAIYVNEAVHNVEKAKEVAKLLQHEFGLTQQGSMVIDNHNRTFILTDSNQHQYQLTYFLRDGSWSLTNPSWEVEQKYTTHLDSLKNDYQAFMEKYELIPSEAIYSLQDESILRWDVSAPSDLSSYNQDFQTGMVMITPSDQKVPNDFLFAIVTNHYVKQVDIISEQEAFEQIMNGNFYVYNDLVSGDHLVITDCQLNYFYDTKGYYQPIYTFEAYLNNDDYPLQIQIPALKH; translated from the coding sequence ATGGATATTATGACAATTATATATCGATTAATTCCTTGGATTTTGTTAGCGTGCATCGTGTTAGCGACGCTTGTGATTGCTTATTTACTTTATCAAAAGTTTATTAAAAAAACAAAACCAGGTTTTTCTGCTAAATCAACTACACTTCTTTTATTAATTAGTTGGCTCGTGATTGTTTTAGGTTTAACTTCATTTAGTCGTGGAGCCAACTATTCAAACATGATTAATTTAAATCTTTTTAGCGGATACAAAAATGCTTGGAATCAATGGTCTTTAAAAGAGTTCCAATTAATTACTTTTAATATGCTGATGTTTACACCGTTAGGGTTCCTATTACCCCTTTATAGTGATAAATTCAAACGATTTTTACCCACATTTATTGTTTCTTTTTCCGTCACTCTCTTAATTGAAGTCTTCCAATGGGTGACTCATCTTGGAATTTTCGAGTTAGACGATCTTTTCCACAATACACTCGGAAGTTTAGTGGGCTACTTTTTCATGATGGCTATTTTAGATTGTCGTAAGCAAAAGCGTTTTGTTTTATCGTCAATCTTTAAGGCGTTAATGATTCCTTTAGCTTTTGTTGGCTTAATTGGCTCAGCCTTTATTGTCTATGAAACTAAAGAGTTTGGTAATTTATCTATTATTCCAGATAAGAAACAAAACATGGACCATATTTCTGTTAATCTAGAAACCGATCTTAGTGAAAATCAATCCACTGCAGCTATTTATGTCAATGAAGCTGTGCATAATGTTGAAAAAGCAAAAGAAGTCGCAAAATTACTACAACATGAATTTGGACTAACTCAACAAGGAAGTATGGTCATTGATAATCATAACCGTACTTTTATTCTGACTGATTCAAATCAACATCAATATCAGTTAACTTATTTTTTAAGAGATGGATCATGGTCCTTAACGAATCCATCATGGGAGGTTGAACAAAAATATACGACTCATTTGGATTCATTAAAAAATGATTACCAAGCGTTCATGGAGAAGTATGAATTAATTCCAAGTGAAGCGATTTATTCGTTACAAGATGAATCTATTCTTCGCTGGGATGTGTCAGCTCCTAGTGACTTGTCTTCATACAATCAAGATTTTCAGACAGGTATGGTCATGATTACGCCTTCTGATCAAAAAGTACCTAATGATTTCTTATTCGCTATCGTTACTAATCATTATGTAAAACAAGTGGATATTATTTCTGAACAAGAGGCTTTTGAGCAGATTATGAACGGTAACTTTTATGTTTATAACGACTTAGTTTCTGGTGATCATTTAGTGATTACGGATTGTCAGTTGAATTATTTTTATGATACAAAAGGATACTATCAACCTATTTATACGTTTGAGGCTTACTTAAATAATGATGACTATCCTCTACAAATTCAAATTCCTGCTTTAAAACATTAA
- a CDS encoding GyrI-like domain-containing protein yields the protein MKHEYRKHEKKLYAPKTKPELVVVPKQKFFCIKGKGNPNNEDFSERIGVLYSLAYAIRMMPKNGFTPEGYFEYTVYPLEGVWDLTEKGRQKFDKDELLYTIMIRQPEFVNQEVVEKAFEIVNKKKPHALLKEVYFDEIEDGLAVQMMHIGSYDHEPESFKQMKEFVDENGLEIKTLAHREI from the coding sequence ATGAAGCATGAGTATAGAAAGCATGAGAAAAAGTTATATGCCCCTAAAACTAAGCCCGAGTTAGTAGTCGTTCCTAAACAAAAGTTTTTTTGTATAAAGGGAAAAGGAAATCCTAATAATGAAGACTTTTCCGAACGAATTGGAGTGTTATACTCTCTAGCATATGCGATTAGAATGATGCCAAAGAATGGGTTCACACCGGAAGGGTACTTCGAGTATACCGTTTATCCACTAGAAGGAGTGTGGGATTTAACAGAGAAAGGGCGTCAAAAATTCGATAAAGACGAATTGTTATATACGATCATGATTCGACAACCAGAGTTTGTTAATCAAGAGGTTGTAGAGAAGGCATTTGAAATTGTAAATAAGAAAAAACCACACGCCTTACTTAAAGAAGTCTACTTTGATGAAATAGAAGATGGATTAGCTGTTCAAATGATGCACATAGGATCTTATGATCATGAACCTGAATCATTTAAACAAATGAAAGAATTCGTTGATGAAAATGGACTAGAAATTAAGACATTAGCTCATCGAGAAATCTAG
- a CDS encoding Fic family protein, translating to MFAILDDKKQFLDSKRPLSREVLTNLKKYFDVEFTYNSNAIEGNTLTITETKVILEDGLTIGGGKSLREHLEVLNHKEAIDYVQDVVSKEFDLSERVIRDLHHIILKSIDNPNAGVYRKANGSMHRPPEYFLVEDKMRELLDWYHENKQTMHPVKLAALFHFKYVYIHPNFPSKGRLFCEQNAREPIDGNGRSARLLMNLILLRNGYPLTVIRNTDRVDYMSALEKASTTGNTDDFIEFIVQAVDRSFDTYLYLIG from the coding sequence ATGTTTGCAATATTAGATGATAAGAAACAATTTTTAGATAGTAAGCGCCCGTTAAGTAGAGAAGTTTTAACTAATTTAAAGAAATATTTTGATGTTGAATTTACTTATAACTCAAATGCCATTGAAGGAAATACGTTAACGATTACTGAAACAAAAGTGATTTTAGAAGACGGTTTAACAATAGGTGGTGGGAAAAGTTTAAGAGAACATCTCGAGGTTTTAAATCATAAAGAAGCGATTGATTATGTACAAGATGTTGTTAGTAAAGAGTTTGATTTATCAGAAAGGGTCATTCGAGATCTTCATCACATTATTTTAAAGAGTATTGATAATCCTAATGCTGGTGTTTATCGAAAAGCGAATGGTAGTATGCATCGACCACCAGAATACTTTCTTGTAGAAGATAAAATGAGGGAATTATTAGATTGGTATCATGAAAATAAACAAACTATGCATCCCGTAAAGTTAGCAGCATTATTTCATTTTAAATATGTTTATATCCATCCTAATTTCCCTAGCAAAGGGAGATTGTTTTGTGAACAAAATGCTAGGGAACCCATAGATGGAAATGGTCGATCAGCGAGATTGTTAATGAACTTAATTTTATTAAGAAATGGATATCCATTAACTGTTATTAGAAATACTGATCGTGTCGATTATATGAGTGCATTAGAGAAAGCGAGTACGACTGGTAATACGGATGATTTTATTGAATTTATTGTACAAGCAGTCGATAGAAGTTTTGATACTTATTTATATTTAATTGGGTAA
- a CDS encoding DUF3791 domain-containing protein, whose translation MFYLSQKEIEFAVFCVENIAEYLKMNAQDIYQLLGVKSRLLFDYIVPSYEPLHTQSKEYIINEIIDMMKQKELI comes from the coding sequence GTGTTTTATTTGAGTCAAAAAGAAATTGAGTTTGCTGTATTTTGTGTGGAAAATATTGCTGAATATTTAAAGATGAATGCACAGGATATTTATCAATTACTAGGTGTTAAAAGTAGGTTATTATTTGACTATATTGTGCCGTCCTATGAGCCATTACATACACAAAGTAAGGAATATATTATAAATGAGATTATAGATATGATGAAGCAGAAGGAGTTGATCTGA
- a CDS encoding DUF3990 domain-containing protein has protein sequence MLVYHGSYCEIINPHIKYSRNKLDFGKGFYVTPIEEQAVSWVSRFKRLGKPGIVNVYEFDFEKVKQELHTLIFEEYNTEWLDFIIKCRNGELIYQDYDVIAGGIADDKVFNTVELYLDQLISKEEALGRLKYYKPNFQICIVNQEVIYNYLTYKESRDV, from the coding sequence ATGCTAGTTTATCATGGTTCTTACTGTGAAATTATAAATCCACATATTAAATATTCAAGAAATAAATTAGATTTTGGAAAAGGGTTTTATGTCACTCCAATTGAAGAACAAGCGGTTAGTTGGGTATCTAGATTTAAGAGATTAGGAAAACCAGGTATTGTAAATGTGTATGAGTTTGACTTTGAGAAAGTAAAGCAAGAGTTACACACTCTAATATTTGAGGAATACAATACTGAATGGCTAGACTTTATTATTAAGTGCCGCAATGGTGAATTGATTTATCAGGATTATGATGTCATAGCAGGCGGTATTGCAGATGATAAAGTATTTAATACAGTTGAGCTTTACTTGGATCAGTTAATTAGTAAAGAAGAGGCTTTAGGAAGATTAAAATATTATAAACCAAACTTTCAAATCTGCATCGTTAATCAAGAAGTCATTTATAACTATTTGACCTATAAAGAAAGTAGAGATGTGTAA
- a CDS encoding DUF3791 domain-containing protein, translating to MEANKILLQRKFARIIDNLAKEAHITEEEAMGLFYTSKTYQLISQGISDLHCYSDGYLVDELMLEYHLKKDIGYY from the coding sequence ATGGAAGCCAATAAAATCTTATTACAACGGAAATTTGCAAGAATTATTGATAACTTAGCTAAAGAAGCTCATATAACTGAAGAAGAAGCAATGGGGTTATTCTATACATCAAAAACATATCAACTCATTTCACAAGGAATTAGTGATTTACATTGTTATAGTGATGGATATTTAGTAGATGAACTTATGTTAGAATATCATCTGAAAAAAGATATTGGTTATTATTAA
- a CDS encoding ATP-binding cassette domain-containing protein — protein sequence MIKINNVSKEIKHNQVLKNINLEFEFGKAYLLHGHNGCGKTMLLRLLSGLIRPTSGEVQKKEGLSYGVLIEKPGFLENYSARYNLEYLAAIQNKIADSEIDVALERVNLLNDAKRKVKTYSLGMKQRLGIAQAIMENQDVLLLDEPFNALDEDNLNRILEILKEEQKKGKLIVVAAHNLPLEISDFFDVKIKLNNGQVKEIVA from the coding sequence ATGATTAAAATTAATAATGTATCAAAAGAAATAAAGCATAATCAGGTATTAAAAAATATTAATTTAGAATTCGAATTTGGAAAAGCATATCTTCTTCATGGACATAATGGATGTGGGAAGACAATGTTATTACGTTTATTATCAGGTTTAATTCGTCCAACATCTGGAGAAGTGCAGAAGAAAGAGGGGCTTTCTTACGGTGTTTTAATTGAAAAACCAGGGTTCTTAGAAAATTATTCAGCGCGCTATAATTTAGAATATTTAGCGGCAATTCAAAATAAGATAGCCGATTCTGAAATTGATGTGGCATTAGAACGTGTGAATTTATTAAATGATGCAAAACGTAAGGTTAAGACGTATTCGCTCGGAATGAAACAACGTTTAGGAATTGCTCAAGCTATTATGGAAAACCAAGATGTCTTATTATTAGATGAACCCTTTAATGCACTAGATGAAGATAATTTAAATCGTATACTTGAGATTTTAAAAGAAGAACAAAAAAAAGGGAAATTAATTGTTGTGGCAGCACATAATCTTCCACTAGAAATTAGTGATTTCTTTGATGTGAAAATTAAGTTGAATAACGGGCAGGTTAAAGAAATCGTAGCTTAA